From Leopardus geoffroyi isolate Oge1 chromosome B4, O.geoffroyi_Oge1_pat1.0, whole genome shotgun sequence, a single genomic window includes:
- the LOC123591445 gene encoding putative taste receptor type 2 member 33: MVTALPSIFSIVVIIEFLLGNFANGFIALVNFIDWTKRQKISSVDHILAALAVSRIGLLWVMIINWYATSFNPDFYSLEVRIIFQIAWTVSNHFSIWLATSLSIFYLFKIANFSSLIFLHLKWRVKSVVLVMLLGSLFLLFSHVAAVSIYEKVQTEAYEGNVTWRTKWTDMAHLSNMTIFTLANFIPFGMSLTSFVLLIFSLWRHLKRMQLCGKGSQDPSTKVHIRAMQTVVSFLLFFAGYVLNLIVTVWSFNGLQKELFMFCQVLAFVYPSIHSLMLIWGNKKLKQAFLSVLYQEKYWLKDQKHSTP, from the coding sequence ATGGTAACCGCACTACCGAGCATTTTTTCCATCGTGGTAATAATAGAATTTCTCCTAGGAAATTTTGCCAATGGCTTCATAGCACTGGTGAACTTCATTGACTGGACCAAGAGACAAAAGATCTCCTCAGTTGATCACATTCTCGCTGCTCTGGCTGTCTCCAGAATTGGTTTGCTCTGGGTAATGATAATAAATTGGTATGCAACTTCATTCAATCCAGATTTCTATAGCTTAGaagtaagaattatttttcaaattgccTGGACAGTAAGCAATCATTTTAGCATCTGGCTGGCTACTAGCCTCagcatattttatttgttcaaaatagCCAACTTCTCCAGCCTTATTTTCCTTCACCTCAAGTGGAGAGTTAAAAGCGTCGTGCTTGTGATGCTGCTGGGGTCTTTGTTCTTATTGTTTTCTCATGTTGCGGCAGTGAGCATATATGAGAAAGTGCAGACTGAGGCATATGAAGGGAATGTCACTTGGAGGACCAAGTGGACGGACATGGCACACCTCTCAAATATGACTATATTCACACTGGCAAACTTCATACCCTTTGGCATGTCCCTGACGTCTTTTGTGCTGTTGATCTTTTCCCTCTGGAGACATCTCAAGCGGATGCAGCTCTGTGGCAAGGGATCCCAAGATCCCAGCACCAAGGTCCACATAAGAGCCATGCAGACGGTGGTctcctttctcttgttctttgcCGGTTACGTTCTGAATCTAATTGTTACAGTTTGGAGTTTTAACGGGCTGCAGAAGGAACTGTTCATGTTTTGCCAGGTACTTGCCTTCGTGTATCCTTCGATCCACTCGCTGATGTTGATTTGGGGAAACAAGAAGCTAAAACAGGCCTTTCTGTCTGTTTTATACCAGGAGAAGTACTGGCTGAAAGACCAGAAACACTCAACTCCATAG